A single Calditrichia bacterium DNA region contains:
- the tpx gene encoding thiol peroxidase, producing the protein IGLDGQLKSISDFAGKTIIISAVPCLDTGVCDMETRRFNEIAGQLGDDVVILTISVDLPPAQKRWCGATGVDKVVLLSDHRTVSFGTNYGVLIKEWRQLARSVFIVDKKGILQYNQLVPDIAQQPDYDDVIAATKKLM; encoded by the coding sequence ATTGGGTTGGATGGCCAGTTAAAGTCCATCAGCGATTTTGCAGGAAAGACAATAATAATTTCTGCAGTACCTTGCCTGGACACCGGTGTTTGCGATATGGAAACCCGGCGGTTTAATGAAATAGCGGGGCAACTTGGCGATGATGTTGTCATTTTAACCATTAGTGTAGATTTACCACCTGCCCAAAAACGCTGGTGCGGCGCAACAGGAGTTGACAAAGTTGTTCTGCTTTCTGATCACCGGACTGTTTCGTTCGGCACGAATTATGGTGTGTTAATAAAAGAATGGCGTCAACTGGCACGTTCGGTATTTATTGTGGATAAAAAGGGCATCCTTCAATACAACCAATTGGTTCCGGATATTGCTCAGCAACCGGATTACGACGATGTTATCGCAGCAACAAAAAAACTGATGTAA